In Citrus sinensis cultivar Valencia sweet orange chromosome 4, DVS_A1.0, whole genome shotgun sequence, one DNA window encodes the following:
- the LOC102611563 gene encoding protein disulfide isomerase-like 1-3 isoform X1 — protein MAGDLYIVMTTENAEHLLTAQSTIALGFLNSIKGLEGEVLAAASKLHPDVLFFQTTRADVAKMFLIDPEIKRPALVLLEKESKQLSHFDGSFTISVIDDFISSNKIPPMITYSRETTPLILNSPLKLLWLFAAVHDSEAKSIFQETVRAFKGKLLFVYSQMYPKLKGQISDYFGVTGHTSRVIAVASIRKRKKYVLNGELTLSNVKSFALDFLGDKFRNQQSKTALSQIQLQQKSLTRLPVPDMMTKEAI, from the exons ATGGCCGGTGATCTTTACATTGTGATGACAACAGAGAATGCAGAGCACTTATTGACAGCTCAATCTACAATTGCTTTGGGATTCCTTAACTCTATAAAG ggcCTGGAAGGTGAAGTGCTTGCGGCTGCATCAAAACTGCATCCTGATGTTTTATTCTTCCAAACTACTAGAGCTGATGTTGCAAAGATGTTTCTGATTGACCCAGAAATCAAACGCCCTGCTCTAGTCTTGCTGGAAAAGGAGTCTAAACAGCTTAGCCACTTTG ATGGTTCTTTTACTATATCAGTAATTGATGATTTCATATCATCGAATAAGATTCCTCCGATGATTACTTACTCCAGGGAAACTACTCCATTGATTTTAAATTCCCCCTTGAAATTg TTATGGCTTTTTGCGGCTGTGCATGATTCTGAGGCTAAATCAATATTTCAAGAGACAGTTAGAGCTTTCAAAGGCAAG CTTCTCTTTGTGTATTCGCAAATGTACCCGAAACTTAAGGGACAAATTTCTGACTATTTCGGTGTCACAGGTCATACTTCAAGA GTAATTGCTGTCGCTAGCATTCGTAAACGCAAGAAGTATGTATTGAATGGTGAACTGACCCTGAGCAATGTAAAG TCATTTGCATTGGATTTCTTGGGAGACAAGTTCAGGAACCAACAGTCAAAAACAGCTCTTTCTCAAATACAACTTCAGCAAAAGTCATTAACTAGACTTCCAGTACCAGATATGATGACTAAAGAAGCAATTTAG